A genomic stretch from Denticeps clupeoides unplaced genomic scaffold, fDenClu1.1, whole genome shotgun sequence includes:
- the LOC114782478 gene encoding autophagy-related protein 2 homolog A-like, whose product MSRWLFPWSGSIKKRACRYLLQHYLGHYLQERLSLDQLSLDLYNGSGVIRGIHLDVWAVNELLESLGAPLEIVDGFISSITVTIPWAALVTDHCTLQVTGLQVTCRPKYRTSSSWGSQGWSSCMTSSMQLAQECLKDPPEASEEPPAPLEGLEMFAQTIETVLRRIKVTFLDTIVRMEHHALDAESGVALEMHIKRLDYCDEAVRDSSQTVPVDVHQPPAFLRKILQLHAVRLFYEQSGGPQELVAAEEEDDEGSRPPPHTPSHPLLIGSCSGFMETTVKIKQNDMLPGPKLEVEGKLGCLHLLLSPAQISDLTDLLEALCIQTESAGVCGGRSRPLDGEALRVIEEDLSKQMTSDPTDPDSDPEVYLSGLENGEMFYSMGPALTSSVLSACSASEFSDSDMESSTRSQSSFSAAHTHTSQQGTLKFPSRNPVAASLSSLPQCSQKPGRSFQGGQSEPMKPDSLLRLSLGGFTLTLLEQEPPPTPDGQSSMAAVSKKFFQELAYVRDSMFSERTFQNLRASFAKACPHTHIRVTGAAVQLWCEMRSSGRHTRSVSSDLSFSTLEILEQLWEPSGPQHTELLQFPAAGVFTVGATARPCAQIHYRLTERPVRKRGVKRRVIRRDSTLRVEFGELTAELDLDFIGRLELLSQSLSSVSEKDTPSNSLGQTSEFYSSISLLSPLAVLKLRFPIPDLRPLGERRPVGERAVRRETLSLEFCDLELKTQQNPPTAPPALSTVLEVTFSDLHGVYDGWSGAPFPCIRVQKSPDPQDPDGLPRISVQVGGGAAAAAASSRWGDSVRVLAGLRDLAFGSVSMENPCDLHEKKSSPFSSNRTMFETEEMVIPADPEEMLAFQEQCVAESQCVVDIMLPLACVLLPSKDAFCSIYNRINNDLLMWEPPAPPPVPQRCHTPTPPCPHQDQFLLCKSAFRLDSDSDEEDARFFSANESGLIQPEPRPDHALSLLCLTVLIGKGRLQALTDSKAEAGHRVEQCHGELVLDLEGGKMFSVTQHQNNPNLSFLTLESRKLELYHKAAVPDVPLPARLEVPKFCPPLHLDPTIYPSEVGVSSAAGDVQMLSTAIKITLDPQRNVKEFLVAIRLQGATLRHHMAPTNHSWHEQLVDLLDVVDDEILGYTLPAVITVLHTHLASCAVDYRPLYLPLRVVFTAESFSLSSNIIVDTSTFHLRFILDDSALYLSDKCENETVDLRRDYVCVMDIDLLELAITTWKGSDSGKLSQPRFELRCSNNVIHLHTCADSCSALINLLQYLVAQGDLHPPPRHTSPTEIAGQKLPLSESPASLPPCPPAETAEINQYDLTDALIDTERSRDEDQGSGPATQQRASPVSVYLFPGEGHKSRPSVMEGEDLELDGPVTTATEAQDVMSEDGSEGSTDNDDFCILEAPGIGIPPRDGEPVVSVLAPGPIKVKDGHFSRPRGSSDLLRAPSRFPVPQTRVVLKEVSVVWHLYGGRDFGGRPVSGHAQQGHRGRLGLPAARGSPSRSATSARPQNSWRWVGGSGRQHTLLMEIQLTKVSFQHESYALATPSIGLGVEEAGSGGEQPVSRQVFIVQELEVRDRLASSQINKFLYLYTSERMPRRTHSNMLTVKALQVCPESGLGGPECCLRVSLLPLRLNIDQDALFFLKDFFSNMASGVNPYLAVDAAVEAKPAPPPSPQTDEVDMGPDLNASVETTNSEQSSSSAGSSSSSDQPVYFREFRFTSEVPIWLDYHGKHVVIEQGTFAGILIGLAQLNCSELKLKRLCCRHGLLGVDKVVQYAINEWLADIRKNQLPGILGGVGPMHSVVQLFHGVRDLFWMPIEQYRRDGRIIRGLQRGAASFGTSTASAALELSNRLVQAIQVTAETVYDILSPTPPLTRGITEGHPAPRPKRAPQPADLREGVAKAYDTVREGVIDTAQTLCDVASRGHEQKGLPGAVGGVLRQIPPTVVRPLIVASEATSNLLGGMRNQIKPDARKEDFLKWRTEESQD is encoded by the exons ATGTCGCGATGGCTCTTCCCCTGGTCGGGCTCGATAAAGAAGCGGGCCTGTCGGTACCTCCTGCAGCACTACCTGGGCCACTACCTGCAGGAGCGCCTGAGCCTGGACCAGCTCAGCCTGGACCTGTACAACGGCAGCGGGGTCATCCGGGGCATCCACCTCGACGTCTGG GCTGTGAACGAGCTGCTGGAGTCGCTCGGAGCTCCTCTGGAGATCGTTGATGGCTTCATCAGCAGCATCACCGTCACCATCCCCTGGGCGGCGCTGGTCACCGACCACTGCACCCTGCAGGTCACCGGACTGCAGGTCACATGCCGCCCCAAGTACCGGACCA GCAGCAGCTGGGGATCCCAGGGCTGGTCCTCCTGCATGACGTCCAGCATGCAGCTGGCCCAGGAGTGCCTGAAGGACCCGCCTGAGGCGTCTGAAGAACCGCCTGCTCCCCTGGAGGGGCTGGAGATGTTTGCACAAACTATTGAGACAG TTCTCCGTCGAATAAAAGTCACTTTCCTGGACACCATTGTTCGGATGGAGCACCATGCCCTGGACGCTGAGTCTGGGGTGGCCTTAGAGATGCACATAAAGCG GCTGGACTACTGTGATGAGGCGGTGCGGGACTCCAGCCAGACGGTGCCTGTGGACGTCCACCAACCACCCGCCTTCCTGCGTAAAATCCTGCAGCTCCACGCCGTGCGGCTGTTCTACGAGCAAAGCGGCGGTCCACAG GAGCTGGTGGctgctgaggaggaggatgatgaaggcTCCAGGCCGCCTCctcacacaccatcacacccccTGCTGATCGGCAGCTGCTCGGGGTTCATGGAGACCACTGTGAAGATCAAACAGAACGACATGCTGCCTGGACccaag TTGGAGGTGGAGGGGAAGCTTGGATGTCTCCACCTGCTTCTGTCTCCTGCTCAGATCTCTGATCTGACCGACCTTCTGGAGGCGCTGTGCATCCAAACAG agtcagcaggtgtgtgtggaggCCGCAGTCGACCCTTAGACGGTGAAGCTCTCCGAGTGATTGAAGAAGACCTGAGTAAacaaatgacctctgaccccactgACCCTGACAGTGACCCTGAGGTATACCTCAGTGGCCTTGAAAATGGAG aaatgttttaCTCCATGGGCCCCGCCCTCACCAGCAGTGTTCTCTCCGCGTGTTCTGCCAGCGAGTTCTCCGACAGCGACATGGAGTCGTCCACTCGCAGCCAAAGCAGCTtctcagcagcacacacacacacgtctcagcag ggAACGTTGAAGTTCCCGAGTCGTAATCCTGTAGCAGCATCGCTATCCAGTCTGCCCCAGTGTAGCCAAAAACCtg GCCGCTCTTTTCAAGGTGGCCAATCAGAGCCCATGAAGCCTGACTCTTTGCTCCGCCTTTCTTTGGGTGGATTTACCTTAACGCTGCTAGAACAGGAACCGCCCCCTACCCCTGATGGCCAATCATCAATGGCGGCGGTCTCAAAGAAGTTCTTCCAGGAGCTGGCGTATGTTCGAGACAGCATGTTCAGCGAGAGAACCTTCCAGAACCTCAGAGCCAGTTTCGCTAAggcctgtccacacacacacatcag ggtcaCCGGTGCAGCGGTACAGTTGTGGTGTGAGATGCGGAGTTCTGGACGACACACACGCAGCGTCAGCTCAGATCTGTCCTTCAGCACACTGGAGATTTTGGAACAGCTGTGGGAGCCGTCAGGACCTCAGCATactgag ctgctcCAGTTCCCAGCAGCTGGTGTGTTTACAGTAGGAGCGACAGCCAGACCCTGCGCCCAGATACACTACAGACTTACAGAGAGACCAGTCCGCAAG cgcgGTGTTAAGCGCCGTGTCATACGAAGGGACAGCACTTTGCGTGTCGAGTTTGGTGAACTGACAGCAGAGCTCGATTTGGACTTCATTGGTCGCCTGGAGTTGCTGAGCCAATCACTGAGCTCTGTTTCAGAGAAGGACACGCCCTCCAACTCACTG GGTCAGACCAGTGAGTTCTACTCCTCCATCTCGCTCCTCTCCCCCCTCGCTGTTCTCAAGCTGCGCTTCCCCATCCCTGACCTTCGACCTCTGGGCGAGCGCCGCCCTGTGGGTGAGCGGGCGGTGCGAAGAGAGACCCTGAGTCTGGAGTTCTGTGACCTGGAGCTGAAGACCCAGCAGAACCCTCCCACAGCCCCGCCCGCCCTGAGCACGGTGCTGGAGGTCACCTTCTCTGACCTTCACG GAGTTTATGACGGGTGGAGTGGGGCACCTTTCCCCTGCATACGAGTCCAGAAGAGTCCAGACCCACAGGATCCAGATGGGCTGCCCAG GATCAGTGTACAGGTAGGTGGAGGTGCGGCTGCCGCAGCGGCTTCTTCTCGGTGGGGTGATAGTGTTCGTGTCTTGGCGGGCCTGCGGGATCTGGCCTTCGGTTCTGTGTCCATGGAGAATCCATGTGACCTCCATGAGAAGAAGAGCTCGCCATTCTCCTCCAACCGCACCATGTTTGAGACGGAAGAG ATGGTGATCCCTGCCGACCCAGAGGAGATGCTGGCATTCCAGGAACAGTGTGTGGCTGAGAGCCAGTGTGTGGTGGACATCATGCTGCCCCTGGCCTGCGTGCTGCTTCCCAGTAAAGACGCCTTCTGTAGCATCTACAACAG GATTAATAACGACTTGTTAATGTGGGAACCTCCAGCTCCGCCCCCGGTTCCTCAGCGCTGCCACACCCCGACTCCACCCTGCCCGCACCAGGACCAGTTCCTGCTCTGCAAGTCGGCCTTCAGACTGG ACTCTGACTCGGACGAGGAGGACGCTCGCTTTTTCTCTGCCAACGAATCAGGTCTCATCCAGCCGGAGCCCCGCCCCGACCACGCCCTCAGCCTGCTGTGTCTGACGGTGCTGATTGGCAAAGGTCGTTTACAGGCCTTGACGGACAGCAAG GCTGAGGCAGGCCATCGGGTGGAGCAGTGCCATGGGGAGCTGGTGTTGGACCTGGAGGGGGGGAAGATGTTCAGTGTGACGCAGCATCAGAACAATCCCAACCTCAGCTTCCTGACCTTGGAGAGCAGGAAACTGGAGCTGTACCACAAAG CTGCGGTACCAGACGTTCCACTTCCTGCTCGACTGGAGGTTCCCAAGTTCTGCCCACCGCTGCATTTGGACCCCACCATCTACCCTTCAGAGGTGGGGGTGAGCAGTGCCGCCGGTGACGTCCAGATGCTGTCCACTGCCATCAAAATCACCCTCGACCCCCAGCGCAATGTCAAG GAGTTCCTGGTCGCCATTCGTCTCCAAGGTGCTACACTGCGACATCACATGGCCCCGACCAATCACAGCTGGCATGAACAG CTGGTGGATCTTCTGGATGTTGTGGATGATGAAATCCTGGGCTACACTCTACCTGCAGTGATCACCGTTCTACACACACATCTGGCCAGCTGTGCAGTCGACTACAG ACCTCTCTACCTGCCGCTGCGAGTGGTCTTCACCGCAGAGTCCTTCTCCCTGTCCAGCAACATCATCGTGGACACGTCCACGTTCCACCTCAG GTTCATACTGGACGACTCTGCACTCTACCTGTCTGATAAGTGTGAGAATGAAACCGTGGACTTGAGAAGAG actATGTGTGTGTCATGGACATCGATCTGCTTGAACTGGCCATCACCACCTGGAAGGGCAGTGATTCTGGGAAGCTG AGCCAGCCGCGATTTGAGCTGCGCTGCTCCAACAACGTCATTCATCTCCACACATGCGCAGACTCCTGCTCCGCCCTCATCAACCTGCTGCAGTACCTGGTGGCCCAGGGCGACCTTCACCCCCCACCGCGACACACCTCGCCCACCGAGATCGCCGGACAGAAGCTCCCG CTATCGGAAAGCCCCGCCTCTCTTCCACCATGCCCTCCTGCGGAGACCGCCGAAATCAACCAGTATGACCTCACCGACGCCTTGATCGACACGGAGAGGAGCCGAGATGAAGATCAGGGCTCTG GTCCTGCCACCCAGCAGCGCGCCTCACCCGTGTCCGTCTACCTGTTTCCTGGGGAGGGACACAAGTCCCGCCCCTCCGTTATGGAAGGGGAGGACTTAGAATTGGATGGACCAGTGACGACGGCCACTGAGGCGCAGGATGTGATGTCAGAGGACGGTTCTGAGGGTTCCACAGACAATGACGACTTCTGCATCCTGGAGGCTCCAGGGATTGGTATTCCG CCACGGGATGGGGAGCCTGTTGTCTCCGTCCTGGCCCCAGGGCCCATCAAAGTGAAGGACGGCCATTTCTCTCGACCCCGGGGCAGTTCGGACCTGCTGCGCGCCCCGTCCCGCTTCCCGGTGCCCCAGACCCGGGTGGTGCTGAAGGAGGTGTCTGTCGTCTGGCACCTGTACGGAGGAAGGGACTTTGGAGGAAGGCCTGTATCAGGCCACGCCCAGCAAGGCCACAG GGGCCGGTTGGGGCTTCCTGCAGCGCGAGGGTCGCCCTCCCGCTCAGCGACCTCCGCGCGACCTCAGAACTCCTGGCGCTGGGTTGGGGGCAGCGGCCGACAGCACACACTGCTGATGGAGATCCAGCTCACGAAG GTGAGTTTCCAGCACGAGTCGTACGCGCTGGCCACGCCCTCCATTGGACtgggggtggaggaggcggggtcTGGCGGCGAGCAGCCGGTGTCCCGTCAGGTCTTCATCGTCCAGGAGCTGGAGGTCCGAGACAGACTCGCCTCCAGCCAGATCAACAAGTTCCTGTACCTGTACACTAGCGAGAGGATGCCACGCCGCACACACTCCAACATG ctgACTGTGAAGGCCCTGCAGGTTTGTCCAGAGTCAGGACTTGGTGGTCCTGAGTGCTGCCTGAGAGTCAGTCTGCTGCCGTTGAGACTGAATATTgaccag GATGccctgtttttcttgaaggactTCTTCAGCAACATGGCATCAGGTGTTAACCCTTACTTGGCTGTTGACGCTGCAGTAGAAG CCAAGCCAGCTCCTCCCCCATCGCCGCAGACAGACGAGGTGGACATGGGCCCTGACCTCAATGCTTCTGTAGAGACAACCAATAGTGAACAGAGCTCTTCCTCTgctggctcctcctcttcctccgacCAGCCAGTCTACTTCCG TGAGTTCCGCTTCACCTCTGAGGTTCCGATCTGGCTGGATTACCACGGTAAACATGTGGTCATCGAGCAG GGAACTTTTGCgggaattctgattggtctggcCCAGCTCAACTGCTCCGAGCTCAAACTGAAGAGGCTGTGTTGTCGTCACGG GCTGCTGGGTGTGGACAAGGTCGTCCAGTACGCCATCAACGAGTGGCTGGCGGACATCAGGAAGAACCAGCTGCCGGGAATTCTGGGAGGTGTTGGCCCCATGCACTCTGTAGTTCAGCTGT TTCACGGCGTCAGAGACCTCTTCTGGATGCCAATAGAACAGTACCGGCGCGACGGACGCATCATCCGGGGTCTCCAGCGCGGCGCCGCGTCATTCGGAACGTCCACCGCCTCCGCCGCGCTGGAGCTCAGTAACCGACTGGTTCAGGCCATCCAG